Proteins encoded by one window of Salvia splendens isolate huo1 chromosome 14, SspV2, whole genome shotgun sequence:
- the LOC121764705 gene encoding uncharacterized protein LOC121764705 has product MPLKRFQKPDAASQAEKYLKKIGLGKEDHHFWKQVGKALISTYALFGAVWFLNETSPFGWWTLKPMPKEEKELAHLYERREFPYPADAEAMEEFVAKGGMIGTTIGPKGIVETDKDSYNFQKDLQDKKLDQESMKLWMRMRNEVLSELQQKGFEVE; this is encoded by the exons ATGCCTCTGAAACGATTTCAAAAGCCCGACGCAG CGTCCCAAGCAGAGAAATACCTGAAAAAAATCGGGCTAGGAAAGGAAGACCATCATTTCTGGAAGCAAGTAGGCAAAGCTCTGATAAGCACTTATGCTCTGTTCGGAGCGGTGTGGTTTTTGAACGAGACGTCGCCGTTTGGGTGGTGGACGCTGAAGCCGATGCCAAAGGAGGAAAAGGAGCTGGCCCACCTGTACGAGCGCCGCGAGTTCCCTTACCCGGCCGATGCAGAGGCGATGGAGGAGTTCGTTGCCAAGGGAGGGATGATCGGGACCACCATCGGCCCAAAAGGGATCGTCGAAACGGATAAAGATTCGTACAATTTTCAGAAGGATTTGCAGGACAAGAAGCTGGATCAAGAGTCTATGAAGCtgtggatgaggatgaggaATGAGGTTCTTTCTGAGCTGCAACAGAAAGGATTTGAAGTTGAATGA